In one Mycobacterium sp. NBC_00419 genomic region, the following are encoded:
- a CDS encoding acyl-CoA dehydrogenase family protein — MDVRLTDEQQQLRDAAAKLADDLGPGSVADLDDEIRRARLDKTVESTGWRSLRSDGASGVEVAIVAEEFARGLVDVPYLGPVLADDLHRVLGRVPRQAETQGHSVDLTGSLSGVIELPPELAELGDEDADRWYALALAVTSAELVGASRGALTVATEYAKVREQYGAAIGSYQAVAHLLAEGLALIEGSVSVLRHAAWAVDELPAAHAVEAGRVAKIYCARAALTVCETSIQVHGGIGNTWECLAHVYLRRVLVATETWPVKLKELTIGLS; from the coding sequence ATGGACGTTCGTCTCACCGATGAGCAGCAGCAGCTGCGTGACGCCGCGGCCAAGCTGGCCGACGACCTCGGTCCCGGCTCGGTCGCCGACCTCGACGACGAGATCCGGCGGGCGCGGCTGGACAAGACCGTCGAGTCCACCGGCTGGCGTTCGCTGCGCAGCGACGGGGCTTCCGGCGTCGAGGTGGCGATCGTGGCCGAGGAGTTCGCCCGCGGTCTGGTCGACGTCCCGTATCTCGGGCCGGTCCTGGCCGACGACCTGCACCGGGTGCTCGGCCGTGTGCCGCGGCAGGCCGAGACGCAGGGTCACAGCGTCGATCTGACCGGAAGTCTCTCCGGGGTAATCGAATTGCCGCCCGAGCTCGCCGAACTCGGTGATGAGGATGCCGACCGCTGGTACGCGCTGGCGCTGGCGGTGACGTCGGCGGAGTTGGTGGGCGCCTCGCGGGGTGCGCTCACCGTGGCCACCGAGTACGCCAAGGTTCGCGAGCAGTACGGCGCGGCGATCGGCTCCTATCAGGCGGTGGCACACCTGCTCGCCGAGGGCCTGGCGCTCATCGAGGGCTCGGTCAGCGTGCTGCGGCATGCGGCCTGGGCGGTCGATGAGTTACCGGCCGCCCATGCGGTCGAAGCAGGCCGGGTGGCCAAAATCTATTGTGCCCGGGCCGCGTTGACGGTGTGCGAGACGTCGATCCAGGTCCATGGCGGTATCGGCAATACCTGGGAATGCCTGGCGCACGTATACCTGCGCCGGGTGCTGGTCGCCACCGAGACGTGGCCAGTCAAGCTGAAGGAGCTGACCATTGGACTTTCGTGA
- a CDS encoding acyl-CoA dehydrogenase family protein: MAVREFRAALQGWLAEHDLTPGADHSLAGHIDQMSRVRRELYDAGWMRYGWPAEVGGLGGTAVMRLVVAEEILGRNLAEPGPYSMMEVLVPTLISYARPELAAEMVPRYLRGEEHWCQGFSEPGSGSDLASLTTRAVRDGDDWVINGQKVWTSFAQFSKRCVLLTRTGTPDTPKHQGITAFFVDLDSPGVTVRPLRTMHGVDEFCEVYFDDVVVPGERMLGNPGDGWQLANDLLPFERSTCFWQRIAYLYTRLDRLVAQAPDAPDSEIGAAYLALHTVRCKSAETQRRFAEGAKLGPETSVDKVLLAGAEQRLYDTARDLLPGVVELDESPWRPEFLYSRSATIYGGTAEIQRNIIARRLLDLGKE, encoded by the coding sequence ATGGCGGTCCGCGAATTCCGCGCCGCACTGCAGGGCTGGCTCGCCGAGCATGACCTCACTCCCGGAGCGGACCATTCGCTGGCCGGACACATCGACCAGATGAGCCGGGTGCGGCGGGAGCTCTACGACGCGGGCTGGATGCGGTACGGCTGGCCCGCCGAGGTCGGCGGCCTCGGCGGCACGGCCGTGATGCGCCTGGTGGTGGCCGAGGAGATCCTCGGCCGCAACCTCGCCGAACCCGGCCCGTACTCGATGATGGAAGTCCTTGTGCCCACGCTGATCTCCTACGCCCGACCCGAACTGGCGGCGGAGATGGTGCCGCGGTACCTGCGCGGCGAGGAACACTGGTGCCAGGGGTTCTCCGAACCGGGGTCCGGCAGCGACCTGGCGTCGCTGACCACCAGGGCCGTCCGCGACGGCGATGACTGGGTGATCAACGGCCAGAAGGTATGGACAAGCTTCGCGCAGTTCTCCAAACGCTGCGTGCTGCTGACCCGCACCGGGACGCCCGATACCCCCAAGCACCAGGGCATCACGGCGTTCTTCGTCGACCTGGACTCCCCCGGCGTCACGGTGCGCCCGCTGCGCACGATGCACGGCGTCGACGAATTCTGCGAGGTGTACTTCGACGACGTCGTCGTACCGGGTGAGCGCATGCTGGGCAACCCGGGCGATGGCTGGCAACTGGCCAATGACCTGCTGCCGTTCGAGCGCTCAACCTGTTTCTGGCAGCGCATCGCCTACCTGTACACCCGCCTCGACCGCCTGGTGGCCCAAGCGCCCGACGCCCCGGACTCCGAGATCGGAGCGGCCTACCTGGCGTTGCACACCGTGCGGTGCAAGTCGGCGGAGACCCAGCGGCGTTTTGCCGAGGGAGCCAAGCTCGGGCCCGAGACCTCGGTGGACAAGGTGCTGCTGGCCGGCGCCGAACAGCGCCTCTACGACACCGCGCGCGATCTGCTGCCCGGCGTCGTGGAGCTCGACGAAAGCCCTTGGCGCCCAGAGTTTCTCTACAGCCGTTCAGCGACGATCTACGGCGGTACCGCCGAGATCCAGCGCAATATCATCGCCCGCCGGCTTCTGGACCTCGGGAAGGAGTGA
- the meaB gene encoding methylmalonyl Co-A mutase-associated GTPase MeaB — MEVAELIAAARAGNTRAVGRLLSMVESSRRDEVLAEVGSVALPVIGVTGPPGAGKSTTIAVLVAAYRERGQRVAVLAVDPSSPYSGGALLGDRIRMAAHINDPGVLIRSVAARGHLGGLAAAVPAAIRLLGALAYDVVLVETVGVGQSEIEVAALADPTIVILNPGAGDAVQAAKAGLLEVADLVVVNKADREGAAQTVRDLKFETHVPVLTLIASRGEGVQDLVEAIEAHGRADTPARRAARARAQVLSLAQSRLQAHPALDDLAQAVADGRCDAYSAAETLIAK; from the coding sequence ATGGAGGTCGCCGAGCTGATCGCCGCTGCCCGCGCCGGGAACACCCGCGCCGTGGGCCGGCTGCTGAGCATGGTCGAAAGCAGCCGCCGCGACGAGGTGCTCGCCGAAGTCGGCTCGGTGGCGCTACCGGTGATCGGGGTGACGGGACCGCCGGGGGCGGGCAAGTCGACGACGATCGCGGTGCTTGTCGCGGCATATCGTGAACGGGGACAACGGGTTGCGGTGTTGGCAGTCGACCCGTCCTCGCCGTACAGCGGTGGTGCATTGCTGGGTGACCGCATTCGGATGGCGGCCCACATCAATGATCCCGGCGTCCTGATCCGCTCGGTGGCCGCGCGTGGGCATCTGGGCGGGTTGGCTGCGGCGGTACCGGCCGCCATCCGTCTGCTCGGCGCGCTGGCCTACGACGTGGTCCTAGTGGAGACGGTCGGAGTCGGCCAGTCCGAGATCGAGGTGGCCGCGCTCGCCGACCCGACCATCGTGATCCTCAACCCCGGGGCGGGTGACGCCGTTCAGGCGGCCAAGGCCGGACTGCTCGAGGTCGCCGATCTGGTGGTGGTGAACAAGGCGGACCGCGAGGGCGCCGCCCAGACCGTGCGCGACCTCAAATTCGAAACCCACGTTCCGGTGCTGACCCTGATCGCGTCCCGGGGCGAGGGAGTTCAGGACCTGGTCGAGGCGATCGAGGCGCACGGGCGGGCCGACACTCCGGCCCGGCGCGCTGCCCGGGCCCGCGCTCAGGTGCTGTCGCTGGCGCAAAGCCGATTGCAGGCCCATCCGGCGCTGGACGATCTTGCCCAGGCGGTCGCCGACGGTCGCTGCGATGCGTACAGCGCCGCGGAGACGCTCATCGCGAAGTAG
- a CDS encoding acyl-CoA dehydrogenase family protein: MDFRDSPDEAAFRDRLRGWLTEQKGKFPTSGDAYWAKAGEWHQALYAAGFFGTSWPTKYGGQDLAPVFDVIVDEEIAKAGAPARPSLGYLVVGLSAHGSEELRERFLPGMINGTQRWCQGFSEPGAGSDLASLTTTATLDGDDYVINGHKVWTSYSDVADWCLVLARTDKNVAKHKGISAFIVSMHQPGIVQRPLKMISGVTKEFGQVEFDGARVPASQMVGEPGSGWKLAMTVVSHEREPSTLGFSARYGKLVRQLATRVEGDVPDELSWAWVQTEMLRLHVRRRLSEQLDGLTHGPDGSLDKLLMTWTEQAVGHAALATVGTGDEELLGAYLYSRAQSVMGGTSQIQKNIIAGRILGLGN, translated from the coding sequence TTGGACTTTCGTGACTCGCCGGACGAGGCGGCCTTCCGGGACCGGTTGCGCGGCTGGCTGACCGAACAGAAGGGCAAGTTTCCGACCTCGGGTGACGCCTACTGGGCCAAAGCGGGGGAGTGGCATCAGGCTCTCTACGCGGCCGGCTTCTTCGGCACATCGTGGCCCACCAAGTATGGCGGACAAGACCTTGCGCCGGTGTTCGACGTCATCGTCGACGAGGAGATCGCCAAAGCCGGGGCGCCTGCCCGGCCCAGCCTCGGTTACCTCGTGGTGGGACTGAGCGCGCACGGCAGCGAGGAACTGCGCGAGCGGTTCCTGCCCGGGATGATCAACGGCACGCAGCGCTGGTGCCAGGGGTTCTCCGAGCCGGGTGCCGGCTCCGACCTGGCCTCGCTGACCACCACCGCGACACTCGACGGCGACGACTACGTCATCAACGGCCACAAGGTCTGGACCAGTTACTCCGATGTCGCCGACTGGTGTCTGGTGCTGGCCCGGACCGACAAGAATGTGGCCAAGCACAAGGGCATCTCGGCGTTCATCGTCTCGATGCATCAGCCGGGCATCGTCCAGCGGCCGCTGAAGATGATCAGCGGTGTGACCAAGGAGTTCGGTCAGGTCGAGTTCGACGGTGCCCGGGTGCCGGCCTCGCAGATGGTGGGCGAACCCGGCAGCGGCTGGAAGCTGGCGATGACGGTGGTCAGCCACGAGCGCGAGCCCTCGACCCTGGGCTTCTCCGCACGTTACGGAAAACTTGTGCGGCAGTTGGCCACCCGCGTCGAGGGTGACGTGCCTGACGAACTGTCCTGGGCATGGGTGCAGACCGAGATGCTGCGGCTGCACGTGCGCAGGCGCCTCTCCGAGCAGCTCGACGGGCTCACGCACGGCCCGGACGGCTCACTGGACAAGCTGCTGATGACCTGGACGGAGCAGGCCGTCGGTCATGCCGCACTGGCCACCGTCGGCACCGGCGACGAGGAGTTGCTCGGGGCCTACCTCTACAGCCGCGCGCAGAGCGTCATGGGCGGCACATCGCAGATTCAGAAGAACATCATTGCCGGACGCATCCTGGGATTGGGGAACTAG
- a CDS encoding enoyl-CoA hydratase/isomerase family protein yields the protein MYDMPDEIEVTADGPLRIITLNRPEELNAVNDPLHVGLAKVWEALNEDASVRAAVITGAGRAFSAGGDFNYLDELRKDEALRQKTIKHGRDLVIGMLRCRVPVIAAVNGPAVGLGCSLAALSDVVYIAETAFFADPHVQIGLVAADGGPLVWGSQISLLQAKEFALTGVRIKAQRAVELGLANHVVAEPLPEAIACAKKLIELPQQAVEATKRLMNIQLEKAVMASLDYANLAEYVSFGTADFNRIVDGLIAKK from the coding sequence ATGTACGACATGCCCGACGAAATCGAGGTCACGGCCGACGGCCCGCTGCGCATCATCACGCTGAACCGGCCCGAGGAGCTCAACGCCGTCAACGATCCACTGCATGTGGGGCTGGCCAAGGTCTGGGAGGCGCTCAACGAGGATGCCTCCGTGCGCGCCGCCGTCATCACCGGTGCCGGGCGGGCGTTCTCGGCGGGCGGCGATTTCAACTACCTCGACGAGCTCCGCAAGGATGAAGCGTTGCGGCAGAAGACGATCAAGCACGGCCGGGACCTGGTGATCGGCATGCTCCGCTGCCGGGTCCCGGTGATCGCGGCCGTCAACGGACCGGCCGTCGGGTTGGGTTGCAGCCTGGCCGCGCTGTCCGACGTCGTCTATATCGCCGAGACGGCGTTCTTCGCCGACCCGCACGTGCAGATCGGCTTGGTCGCTGCCGACGGGGGCCCGCTGGTGTGGGGCTCGCAGATCAGCCTGCTGCAGGCCAAGGAGTTCGCGTTGACCGGTGTGCGCATCAAGGCGCAGCGCGCCGTCGAGCTTGGCCTGGCGAATCATGTTGTGGCCGAGCCGCTGCCCGAGGCGATCGCGTGCGCGAAGAAGCTCATCGAACTGCCCCAACAGGCCGTCGAGGCCACCAAGCGGCTGATGAACATCCAGCTGGAGAAGGCGGTGATGGCCTCGCTGGACTACGCCAACCTCGCCGAGTACGTCTCGTTCGGCACCGCCGACTTCAACCGGATCGTCGACGGATTGATCGCCAAGAAGTAG
- a CDS encoding SDR family oxidoreductase: protein MQISGSSAVVFGGAGGLGEATVRRLHGAGAKVVIADLADEKGTELAAELGIPYVRTDVTDDDAVNAAIAAAEALGPFRISVDTHGGPAGGGRLVGKDGSPMELEAFTKTITFYLTAVFNVMRHTAAAIARQEPDENGARGVIINTASIAAFEGQIGQLPYAAAKGGVVSMTLVAARDLSPLGIRVMSIAPGTINTPAYGTAADQLEAYWGPQVPFPKRMGRSDEYGRLALSIAENDYLNGETIRLDGALRFPPK from the coding sequence ATGCAGATCAGTGGCAGCTCCGCGGTCGTCTTCGGCGGTGCGGGCGGTCTGGGTGAGGCGACCGTGCGCCGCCTGCACGGGGCCGGAGCCAAGGTCGTCATCGCCGACCTCGCCGACGAGAAGGGCACGGAACTCGCCGCCGAACTCGGTATCCCCTATGTGCGTACCGACGTCACCGACGACGACGCCGTGAACGCCGCGATCGCCGCGGCCGAAGCCCTTGGGCCGTTCCGCATCTCGGTGGACACCCACGGCGGCCCGGCCGGTGGCGGACGGCTGGTGGGCAAGGACGGCTCGCCGATGGAACTCGAGGCATTCACCAAGACCATCACCTTCTACCTGACCGCGGTGTTCAACGTCATGCGGCACACCGCGGCCGCCATCGCGCGCCAGGAGCCCGATGAGAACGGCGCGCGCGGCGTGATCATCAACACCGCGTCGATCGCAGCGTTCGAGGGGCAGATCGGCCAGCTGCCGTACGCGGCCGCCAAAGGTGGCGTGGTGTCGATGACTCTGGTTGCCGCGCGGGATCTTTCGCCCCTAGGCATCCGGGTGATGTCGATTGCGCCGGGCACCATCAACACCCCGGCCTACGGCACAGCCGCCGACCAGCTGGAGGCCTACTGGGGCCCGCAGGTCCCGTTCCCCAAGCGGATGGGCCGCTCCGACGAGTACGGGCGCCTGGCGCTGTCGATCGCCGAGAACGACTACCTCAACGGTGAGACGATCCGGCTCGACGGCGCACTGCGCTTCCCGCCGAAGTAA
- a CDS encoding acyl-CoA dehydrogenase family protein: protein MLADTLHKTMTAAADAGRPNVEGALAELGWLDMLAEVPAEATALVFRLLGETGTHAGVLNDVVLHAAGEPGGGAVPLPFTGDRWVLWERTGEGGRSIDGELPVRAVADGDAVPMAAGRVALGWWLAGSARAMLTLARQHAVDRVQFGRPIASFQAVRHRLAETLVAVDGAEATLRAADDDLGCLLAKAAAGQAALTAARHCQQVMGGIGFTAEHDLHRHVKRVMLLDGLLGSARDLTRQAGAAVRASRHAPRLANL, encoded by the coding sequence ATGCTTGCCGACACTCTGCACAAGACCATGACCGCCGCGGCCGATGCCGGACGGCCGAACGTCGAGGGCGCCCTAGCCGAACTCGGCTGGCTCGACATGCTCGCCGAGGTCCCCGCCGAGGCAACTGCTCTGGTGTTCCGCCTGCTCGGTGAGACGGGAACTCACGCCGGTGTCCTCAACGACGTCGTGCTGCACGCCGCAGGAGAGCCCGGCGGCGGTGCCGTGCCGCTTCCGTTCACCGGTGACCGCTGGGTGCTGTGGGAGCGGACGGGCGAGGGCGGCCGGTCCATCGACGGCGAGCTTCCGGTGCGCGCCGTGGCCGACGGCGACGCCGTGCCGATGGCGGCGGGGCGAGTTGCGCTGGGGTGGTGGCTGGCAGGTTCGGCCCGCGCCATGCTGACGCTGGCCCGCCAGCACGCGGTCGACCGGGTCCAGTTCGGCAGGCCGATCGCATCCTTCCAGGCGGTGCGGCACCGGTTGGCCGAGACGCTGGTTGCCGTCGACGGCGCCGAGGCGACACTGCGGGCGGCCGACGACGACCTCGGCTGCCTGTTGGCCAAAGCCGCGGCCGGGCAGGCGGCACTCACCGCGGCCAGGCACTGCCAGCAGGTGATGGGCGGGATCGGGTTCACCGCCGAGCACGACCTGCACCGGCACGTGAAACGGGTCATGCTTCTCGACGGCCTGCTGGGCTCGGCGCGGGACCTGACCAGGCAGGCGGGGGCCGCAGTCCGGGCATCCCGGCATGCGCCGCGACTGGCGAACTTGTGA
- a CDS encoding 2Fe-2S iron-sulfur cluster-binding protein, with translation MTSDSGTRSAVSDPSDSTLGTTATIRLNGATVTLPVTAGETLLECARRGGLAPPYSCEAGNCGTCIATVTEGRVTMRVNDVLDDSEVADGLVLTCQGVPETSVVIDYDD, from the coding sequence ATGACGTCGGACAGCGGAACCCGGAGCGCGGTGTCTGATCCCTCTGACAGCACCCTCGGCACTACGGCGACGATCAGGCTCAACGGCGCCACCGTGACACTGCCGGTGACCGCGGGCGAGACGCTGCTGGAATGCGCCCGCCGCGGCGGCCTCGCGCCGCCGTACAGCTGCGAAGCGGGCAACTGCGGAACCTGCATCGCAACGGTGACCGAAGGCCGGGTGACGATGCGGGTCAACGACGTGCTCGACGACAGCGAAGTGGCCGACGGGCTGGTGCTGACCTGCCAGGGCGTCCCCGAGACGTCGGTGGTCATCGACTACGACGATTGA
- a CDS encoding TetR/AcrR family transcriptional regulator: MNSPSEEPAWKQRAVERSIRTAKVRAGQRVQRFLDAAQAIITEKGSTDFTVQEVVDRSRQSLRSFYLQFDGKHELLLALFEDALSRAADQIRAATSAQKDPLQRLKVAVTLLFELSRPDPTARRPLFTDFAPQLLISHPTEVKGAHAPLVALFTELMEEAGAAGELRADANPKRLAAMTMQTIMFIAQSSGVPDDDNNHSPINGDEVWAFCSQGFAKH, translated from the coding sequence GTGAACAGCCCGAGCGAAGAACCCGCCTGGAAGCAGCGCGCCGTCGAACGGTCGATCAGGACCGCCAAGGTGCGCGCCGGCCAGCGTGTGCAGCGGTTCCTCGACGCCGCCCAGGCCATCATCACCGAGAAGGGCAGCACCGACTTCACCGTCCAAGAGGTGGTGGATCGGTCCCGGCAATCGTTGCGCAGCTTCTACCTGCAGTTCGACGGGAAGCATGAGCTGCTCCTGGCCCTGTTCGAAGACGCGCTCAGCCGTGCCGCCGATCAGATCCGCGCCGCCACGTCGGCCCAGAAAGACCCGCTGCAGCGCCTGAAAGTGGCGGTCACGCTGCTCTTCGAACTCTCCCGGCCCGACCCGACCGCCCGCCGGCCGTTGTTCACCGACTTCGCACCGCAGCTCCTGATCTCCCACCCCACCGAGGTCAAGGGCGCCCATGCGCCGCTGGTCGCGCTGTTCACCGAGCTCATGGAAGAAGCGGGCGCGGCAGGCGAACTGCGCGCCGACGCCAACCCCAAGCGGCTCGCGGCGATGACGATGCAGACCATCATGTTCATCGCCCAGTCCAGCGGTGTGCCCGACGACGACAACAATCACAGCCCGATCAACGGTGACGAAGTGTGGGCATTCTGCTCGCAAGGGTTCGCCAAGCACTGA
- a CDS encoding class I adenylate-forming enzyme family protein — MTDATVLAFEDRTYTRSQLDAESAGLAGTLARRGVRAGDRVAVMSSNRPEFVVAVAAIWRLGAAAVLISPAWKAAEVGHALAVTAAGHAVGDNPVLADLMPMVHLDDPVIAARAQPATPDPDSDAVLVFSSGTTGMPKAVRHTHRSLSAAVGHWRTALGMTAGDRMQIVTPPSHILGLLNILTVLDAGAWMRLHRRFDVETVLRHIAEDRITIEMAVAPIALAIASRPDLQSYDLSSLRYIMWCATPVTRSVADEVTARTGVGWISAYGTSEVPVIACCPLGRARLDTVGQPVPGVDVRIADSGEIEVRSESAMAGYLPDSETAAVLRDGWYRTGDIGHLDNGWLRITDRLKEMVKVRGFQVAPAEVEAVLHGHPAVRDCAVFGVADGLDGEAVIAAVATAQPVTAEELTALVAERLASYKRPRDIVFVPEIPRLPSGKALRRILKEQYGRSSHR, encoded by the coding sequence ATGACCGACGCGACGGTACTGGCGTTCGAGGACCGCACGTACACACGGTCCCAGCTCGACGCCGAATCTGCCGGTCTGGCCGGGACTCTGGCCCGCCGAGGTGTCCGAGCCGGCGACCGGGTCGCGGTGATGTCGTCGAATCGCCCGGAGTTCGTCGTCGCCGTTGCGGCGATCTGGCGGCTGGGAGCTGCCGCGGTGTTGATCAGCCCGGCCTGGAAGGCCGCCGAGGTCGGCCATGCGCTGGCGGTGACCGCAGCCGGCCACGCAGTGGGTGACAACCCGGTACTCGCTGATCTGATGCCGATGGTGCACCTTGACGACCCGGTCATCGCGGCCCGGGCGCAGCCTGCGACGCCCGATCCCGACTCCGACGCGGTGCTGGTCTTCAGCTCGGGCACCACCGGCATGCCCAAGGCGGTCCGCCACACCCACCGCTCGCTGTCCGCCGCTGTCGGACACTGGCGCACCGCCCTGGGGATGACGGCGGGCGACCGCATGCAGATCGTCACCCCGCCGTCGCACATCCTCGGCCTGCTCAACATCCTGACCGTCCTCGACGCCGGGGCCTGGATGCGTCTACATCGACGGTTCGACGTCGAGACGGTGTTGCGGCATATCGCCGAGGACCGGATCACCATCGAGATGGCGGTGGCCCCCATCGCGCTGGCGATCGCCTCGCGCCCGGACCTGCAGAGCTACGACCTGTCCTCGCTGCGCTACATCATGTGGTGCGCCACCCCGGTCACCCGCAGCGTCGCTGACGAGGTGACCGCCAGGACCGGCGTCGGCTGGATCTCGGCATACGGCACCAGTGAGGTCCCGGTGATCGCCTGCTGCCCACTCGGCCGGGCGCGGCTGGACACCGTCGGGCAGCCCGTCCCTGGCGTCGACGTCCGCATCGCGGACTCCGGTGAAATCGAGGTCCGCTCGGAATCGGCTATGGCGGGCTATCTTCCGGACAGCGAGACAGCCGCAGTGCTGCGCGACGGCTGGTACCGCACCGGCGATATCGGCCACCTCGACAACGGTTGGCTGCGGATCACCGACCGGCTCAAGGAGATGGTCAAGGTACGCGGCTTCCAGGTCGCGCCCGCCGAGGTCGAGGCGGTGCTGCACGGCCATCCCGCGGTCCGGGACTGCGCGGTGTTCGGCGTCGCCGACGGACTCGACGGCGAGGCGGTGATCGCCGCCGTAGCCACCGCGCAACCGGTGACCGCCGAGGAGCTGACGGCCCTGGTCGCCGAACGGCTGGCCTCCTACAAGCGCCCCCGCGACATCGTGTTTGTGCCCGAAATCCCGCGCCTGCCCTCAGGTAAGGCGCTGCGGCGAATTCTGAAGGAGCAGTATGGACGTTCGTCTCACCGATGA